The Aliidiomarina minuta nucleotide sequence AAGCATCCGCAGCAGGAATTTTTGCAGGTAGATACTTCGAAAATTCTGTTTGTTTGTGGCGGTGCATTCTCTGGCCTGGATAAAGTTATCGAGCAGCGTCTTGCTGTTGGCACCGGCATAGGTTTTGGTGCTCAGGTGAAGAATAAAAATGCACGCCAGGATGCTGATGTGCTGGCGCATGTAGAACCTGGGGATTTGATTAAATATGGTCTTATACCTGAGTTTATCGGGCGTCTACCGGTAGTGGCCAGCCTGACAGAGCTTGATGAAGAAGCTCTGGTGCAGATTTTACGGGAGCCGAAAAACTCACTGACGAAACAGTATTCTGCATTGTTCGCGATGGAAAATGTAGAACTGGAGTTCCGTGAGGATGCGTTGAAGGCGATAGCTGGTAAAGCTCTTGCCCGTAATACCGGTGCCCGAGGCTTACGCTCTATTGTCGAAGATATACTGCTGGGCACTATGTATGATTTGCCGTCACAGGATGATGTGACCAAAGTGGTGATTGATGAGACTGTTATTAAAGGTGAATCTGATCCTATTTTGATTTACGGTAATAACAAGAAAGATGCGCAGGCTTCTGGTGAGTAAGTAGAATTACTGAGCAGTCGTGAATAAAAAGGGCCATTTGAGGCCCTTTTTTTACGCTTGCTATTGAACTTTATCGGCCAGGCCTCATATTTAACACAGTAAAGATTAATTTGGCGCCGACATGGAGAAAACGATGACAGATAAAAGCGGCGAGCGCTTAAGCATTCCTGTGTTACCACTGCGTGATGTGGTGGTATATCCTCATATGGTTATTCCCTTATTCGTGGGTAGAGAGAAATCTATTCGCTGCCTTGATGCAGCTATGGATAAGGATAAACAGATATTTTTAGTAGCCCAGAAAGATGCCAGTGTCGATGAACCTGAAGTAGGCGATATCTACGATGTGGGTACGTTGGCCACTATCCTGCAAATGCTTAAATTGCCGGATGGCACTGTTAAGGTTTTGGTAGAGGGTAATCAACGGGCGCAGATTACGACGTATCAGGACGAAGAAGATGATTTTTTCCGTGCTGAAGTAGAACGTTTAGGTGTTGAGGCGTTAGCTGAGAAAGAAGAAGAAGTTCTGGTGCGCTCGGCAATGAATCAGTTTGAAGGTTACGTCAAGCTGAACAAAAAGATCCCACCTGAAGTGATTACTTCATTGCAGGGCATAGAAGACGCTGATCGTCTGGCTGATACCATGGCTGCGCATATGCCACTGAAACTCGGTGACAAACAAAAAGCGCTGGAAGTGATTAATGTGCGTGATCGCATTGAGTACCTGATGGCGTTGATGGAAGGCGAAATTGATATTCTCCAGGTGGAGAAGAAAATTCGTAGCCGGGTTAAGCAGCAAATGGAGAAGAGCCAGCGCGAGTATTATCTGAACGAGCAGATGAAAGCGATTCAGAAAGAGCTTGGCGAAGGTGAAGACGGAGTTGACGAATTTGAAGCTTTAGAGCAAAAAATTGAAGACGCTCAGATGCCAGAGGAAGCTCGGGACAAAACTAAAGCAGAACTGCAGAAGCTGAAGATGATGTCACCGATGTCGGCGGAAGCTACGGTAGTACGTGGTTACATTGACTGGATGACCAGTATTCCATGGACAAAACGCTCGCGGGTGAAAAAAGATTTAGCAAAAGCTGAGCAGGTATTGGATTCTGATCATTATGGTCTCGAGAAGGTCAAGGAACGCATTGTTGAATACCTTGCAGTGCAACAGCGTACCAGTAAAGTAAAAGGGCCTATTTTATGTCTGGTTGGGCCTCCTGGTGTAGGAAAGACCTCTCTGGGTCAATCAATAGCTAAGGCGACCGGGCGTAAATATGTACGCATGGCGCTGGGTGGTGTCAGAGACGAAGCTGAAATCAGAGGCCATCGCCGTACCTATATAGGTTCGATGCCTGGTAAGCTGATTCAAAAAATGGCTAAAGTCGGGGTGCGTAACCCGCTTTTCCTGCTAGATGAAATCGATAAAATTTCGTCGGACATGCGTGGCGATCCTGCATCGGCTCTGTTGGAGGTACTCGACCCAGAGCAGAATAGCAACTTCAACGACCATTACATGGAAGTTGACTATGACTTGTCTGATGTGATGTTCGTGGCCACTTCAAACAGCATGAACATTCCAGCGCCTCTGCTGGACCGTATGGAAGTTATTCGTTTGTCGGGGTATACCGAAGATGAAAAACTGAATATTGCTAAGCGACATTTGCTGGAGAAGCAAATGGAGCGCAATGGCTTACGTAAAAACGAGCTGACGATTCAGGATGACGCTATTACTGGAATCATTCGCCATTATACTCGCGAAGCCGGTGTGCGTAATCTCGAGCGGGAAATATCCAAGCTTTGTCGTAAAGCAGTGCGTAACATTCTGCTGGATAAGTCGATCAAATCAATCACCATCAGTGCTGCCGATTTGGATGACTATCTGGGTGTTCAGCGTTTTGACTTTGGTAAAGCAGAAGAGAAAAACCAGATTGGTCAGGTGACTGGACTGGCCTGGACTCAGGTGGGTGGCGAGTTACTGACTATTGAAGCCAATAACGTGCCTGGCAAGGGCAAGATGACCTTTACCGGCTCTTTAGGCGATGTCATGAAAGAGTCGATTAATACGGCCATGACAGTGGTGCGCAGTCGCTCAGAAGTACTGGGTATCGCAGAAGACTTTTATGAAAAACGCGATGTGCATGTGCATGTACCTGAGGGGGCAACTCCAAAAGATGGTCCTAGTGCTGGTATCGCCATGGTGACTGCTCTGGTGTCGTCACTTACCAGCAATCCTGTATTGTCTGATGTAGCGATGACGGGTGAAATTACACTGCGTGGTGAAGTACTGGCAATTGGTGGATTGAAAGAAAAACTGCTGGCTGCGCATCGGGGAGGGATTAAGAAAGTATTGATTCCGAAAGAAAATGAACGTGATTTGAAAGAAATCCCGGACAATATTAAGGCTGATCTGGAGATTCACCCGGTGCAATGGATAGATGATGTTTTACAGCTTGCTCTGGAGAAAAACCCGGTTACAAAGGGCTCTGGCAAGAAAAAAACGAAGAAAAACTAAGCACAACGCCGCTGTTTATCGAAAAAGTTGTTAAAAATGATGAAAAAGGCTTTTCATACGCGGCGACTGTGATAGCCTTAAGAAAGTTACTCAAACCCTTGCATAGCAAGGTACAGAGGACTTTTAGGAATCTTTAGTAAAGAATGTTTATACACTTGAACTAAAGGTATAACCTTGTTATAAACTTTTCTGGCCCATCTAATGGGTTCCATGGAACTCCATAATAACAATGTAAGGGGATGATACTGTGAACAAGTCTCAGCTTATTGACAAAATCGCAGCCGATGCTGAACTCTCAAAAGCCGCTGCAGGTCGCGCTTTGGACTCAATGATCGATGCAGTAACAGAAGCACTAAAAAGTGATGACCAGGTAGCTCTGGTTGGTTTCGGCACTTTCAGCGTTCGTGAGCGCTCAGCGCGCACTGGACGTAACCCGCAGACTGGTGAAACGATTCAGATTTCTGCAGCTAAGGTACCTTCTTTTAAAGCTGGTAAAGCGCTGAAAGACGCGGTTAATTAAGCAATAAAAAGTGTTATAGATTAGAGGCACCTGCGGGTGCCTTTAGTTTGGAGTGGTAGTTCAGTTGGTTAGAATGCCGGCCTGTCACGCCGGAGGTCGCGGGTTCAAGTCCCGTCCACTCCGCCATTTTTGTTAGCTAAAATATCACTAAGCTACGGTAATATGTTATTATCTGGCGCGGTGGCGAAGTGAAAAGCGCATCCTCACCGATGCGCTTTTTTTATAGCCGTTTTGAGTATTCACCACAGAGTGAAGCGAACTGACAAAGAGATGTGACTATGCTCGACAGGATACGTGAAGGTTCTAAAGGACCAGTAGCAAAGATAATCCTTTTTCTAATTATTCTTACCTTTGCTTTAACAGGGGTAAGTGGTTATCTGGGTGGCGGC carries:
- the lon gene encoding endopeptidase La; its protein translation is MTDKSGERLSIPVLPLRDVVVYPHMVIPLFVGREKSIRCLDAAMDKDKQIFLVAQKDASVDEPEVGDIYDVGTLATILQMLKLPDGTVKVLVEGNQRAQITTYQDEEDDFFRAEVERLGVEALAEKEEEVLVRSAMNQFEGYVKLNKKIPPEVITSLQGIEDADRLADTMAAHMPLKLGDKQKALEVINVRDRIEYLMALMEGEIDILQVEKKIRSRVKQQMEKSQREYYLNEQMKAIQKELGEGEDGVDEFEALEQKIEDAQMPEEARDKTKAELQKLKMMSPMSAEATVVRGYIDWMTSIPWTKRSRVKKDLAKAEQVLDSDHYGLEKVKERIVEYLAVQQRTSKVKGPILCLVGPPGVGKTSLGQSIAKATGRKYVRMALGGVRDEAEIRGHRRTYIGSMPGKLIQKMAKVGVRNPLFLLDEIDKISSDMRGDPASALLEVLDPEQNSNFNDHYMEVDYDLSDVMFVATSNSMNIPAPLLDRMEVIRLSGYTEDEKLNIAKRHLLEKQMERNGLRKNELTIQDDAITGIIRHYTREAGVRNLEREISKLCRKAVRNILLDKSIKSITISAADLDDYLGVQRFDFGKAEEKNQIGQVTGLAWTQVGGELLTIEANNVPGKGKMTFTGSLGDVMKESINTAMTVVRSRSEVLGIAEDFYEKRDVHVHVPEGATPKDGPSAGIAMVTALVSSLTSNPVLSDVAMTGEITLRGEVLAIGGLKEKLLAAHRGGIKKVLIPKENERDLKEIPDNIKADLEIHPVQWIDDVLQLALEKNPVTKGSGKKKTKKN
- the hupB gene encoding nucleoid-associated protein HU-beta, whose translation is MNKSQLIDKIAADAELSKAAAGRALDSMIDAVTEALKSDDQVALVGFGTFSVRERSARTGRNPQTGETIQISAAKVPSFKAGKALKDAVN